One part of the Quercus lobata isolate SW786 chromosome 7, ValleyOak3.0 Primary Assembly, whole genome shotgun sequence genome encodes these proteins:
- the LOC115951769 gene encoding uncharacterized protein LOC115951769: MEQLTRSWNNLSLSEKEWNGFILPEDHRRGEFLVAAKFFTSRFLQTEEVARTFRQLWRTTNGFRIRNQGNNIVLFMFDNLSDVDKILKSQPWNFDKHLIVMQRYTGDTPVQELEFKKIPFWVQVHDIPTSSQIRKVAKSLCDTMGDIQKSNGVVDEDGGSFFRVRVIIDITLPLCRGKLITLPSGEKRWVKFKYERLPSLCYWCGCLTHDDRDCDLWIQSTGTLALDKQQFTPSLRAPPYTLVGKNVIYVPGY, translated from the coding sequence ATGGAGCAACTGACTAGGAGCTGGAACAATCTATCATTATCggaaaaagaatggaatggcTTCATCCTTCCAGAAGACCATAGGAGGGGTGAATTTTTGGTtgctgcaaaattctttactTCACGCTTCCTCCAAACGGAAGAGGTAGCTCGAACCTTCAGGCAATTGTGGAGGACTACTAATGGATTCAGAATCAGGAACCAAGGCAACAATATAGTGCTGTTCATGTTTGATAATCTCTCGGATGTGGATAAGATCCTAAAAAGCCAACCATGGAATTTTGATAAGCATTTGATAGTTATGCAAAGGTATACAGGAGATACCCCAGTACAAGAGCTAGAGTTTAAGAAGATTCCATTTTGGGTGCAAGTCCATGACATTCCTACTAGTTCTCAGATTAGGAAAGTGGCAAAAAGTTTGTGTGATACTATGGGAGATATTCAAAAATCCAATGGAGTGGTGGATGAGGATGGAGGTAGTTTCTTTCGGGTAAGGGTAATAATTGATATTACCCTTCCTTTGTGCAGGGGCAAGCTCATTACTCTACCTAGTGGTGAGAAACGATGGGTCAAGTTCAAATATGAGCGACTACCTAGCTTGTGTTATTGGTGTGGGTGTCTGACTCACGACGATAGGGATTGCGACCTATGGATCCAAAGTACTGGTACACTAGCTTTGGATAAGCAACAATTCACTCCTTCATTGAGAGCACCACCTTACACTTTGGTAGGGAAGAATGTTATTTACGTCCCAGGGTACTAA